Below is a genomic region from Prolixibacteraceae bacterium.
AAGAGCAAACACTCAAACCACTGGTTAATTATTGCAGGTTTTGTAGGAATTATTCCAGGAGTACTGCTACTACAAACACTTGATGTGGCAACATTAAAAGTTATTGTCGGTGTTATATTTGTACTTCTATCGATATTATTCCTTTCTGGCTTTAGGTTTAAAATTAAACATCCCATTAGAGCTCAAATCATCGCTGGAAGTACTGCTGGGTTTCTCGGAGGAGCACTATCTGTTAGTGGTCCACCACTAGTGCTATTTCTAACATCAATGCAATTTAGTAACCAAGAGTTTCGATTGCATTTCGCGCGATTTAGTGTATTAACCTCATCGGTAGCCTTCATCGGCTATTTCTTAAGTGGAATGATTACACCTCAGGTTTGGAAAATATTCTTAATATCGTTTCCCATACTCATACTTGGAACAATATTGGGACAACGCCTGTCGACCAAAGTTTCTATTAAGTTCTTCCAAGTATTGTGTATAACCATATCATTATGTGCAGGAATATGGTCATTAATATCTGGATTAGACATATAAACCACAATTTTTTCTCAACAAAGACTAGTTATTTGATCATTTTAGATCAATAGTACAAATTAGATTTACAACACAAACTTATCAAATGTGGTTCATGCAAAATGAAGGCAGACAGCTCTTTAAGAGGAGCATCTGCCTTTGCATATTTCATTCTGAACCAAACAATTAATGTGCTAACTTTAATCCGATTAAACCGATTACAATTAACATTACAGCAAGTACCCTAGCGATGCTTGAAGCGTCACCAAATAAAACGATTCCAACAATAAATGTTCCCACAGCTCCAATACCAGTCCAAACAGCATAAGCCGTTCCAATAGGTATCACCTTTTGGGCATTAAATAAAAAATACCCACTCAACCCCATGGATGCAACAGCAAACAATATCCATAGATATTTATTATCTGAAGACTGTGAAAGTTTAAGCCCCAAAGGCCATCCTATTTCAAAAACTCCAGCTAAAATTAAATACAACCAACTCATTAAATACCTCTTTTAAATAATACTTCTTACAGGATTATTCATCCATTATCTACTCTCTAAATGATATTGGTCAAAAATATCACTATATATTACTAATTTTACGGTTATTATCTAGGTAAAAACATTTCATTTCCATGCAATATATATATGATGACATTCAAGAATACACCCAAGCATTTGCTTCAAGAACAATGGTAAATAACCATAAATTTTGTCTATGTAGCATTAAGGAATATCCATCCGACAACAAACAGTATTACAAAAGATACAAGGTTCCCCATTACCGTACATTTTTTGAAATTGCAATTATTGAGAACGACAGCATGCAAGTTCAGATAGGCGACACAATCTCTTATTCCTCAAGTAGTGTTATAGAAGTCATTTCGCCATACCAATTGTTTTCCATGAAACCACCAGTAAACTTGGACCTGAAAAACAATAATGCTTCAAGTAGAATATATACAATATTATTTAGTGCCTCGTTTTTAGGCAAACAGATAGAAGACTATGAAATTCAAAACCAATACCCTTACTTCAAACTTCATACCCTACCCCGCTACTCATTGACAAAAGATGAATTACAATCATTCAAATATCTTATTAGATCGATGAAAGAAGAACCTGTAATTGAAACCAAAGAATACAGTAAGCTACTAAAAAGCTATTTGAAACTAATTCTACTCAAGATCTCACTGATTACAAAGAATGGTGATACTAAAGCTATCATAAGTAGGTCTGAACAAATTACATCCCAATTTGAATCACTGCTTTCCAAGCACACATCACCATTTCTATCTATTCCAGAATATGCCTCCTTAATGAATATTAGCCCAGCCTATCTTACAGAGTCTATAAAAAGAGCTACGGGAAAAAGTGCACAAACATTATTAATAGACTACAAACTTCTCTTTGCTAAATCTTTAATTAAACAAGGCAAAACATCCATTACTGAGATCGCGGATAAAATTGGTTTTAGTGACAATTCTAATTTTGTAAAATTTTTCAAAAGGCACACTGGCACAACACCACGTAGATTTAGAGACTTATAGAAGTTACTTTTCATAAAAAACACAGCTAAAAACAACAACTGATTACAACTTCATTCTAGACACAAATATATCATCGTAAAAAACTGAACTACAATACATCAATTTATGTTTTATGTTTTTTTTGAATATTGAATACTACTTTCTATACGATTAGATACATTTTATTCAAAAAAAAGTATCATATTTGCACTCAAACCCGTTCCAGTCTGTTATGGTATGGCTTCAGAAATAACCAATAAAAAACGATATTCGATGACGATCAAAAGAAACATTGTTCTAATCCTAATCTTTTCTTGCTTTCTACAAGTTGTACAAGCGAAGAAGAAGTATCCTTATCAAGATCCATCATTAGATGTAAAAACTAGAGTTGATGACCTCTTAGGAAGGATGACTCTTGATGAAAAAGTAGCACAACTTCACCAAGGAAGTGTCTCCAGTAAATTGGAAGACGAAAAGGTGACTGAACAAGTGATAAAAACAACTTTTGGTGACAAGAGTATCGGAACTCTTGCGAGTCCCTTTATTCACTCAGAGAATATTGCAATTGTATATAATAAAGTTCAAAGATACTTGGTCGAAGACACAAGACTTGGAATCCCTGCACTATTAATTGCAGAGACACTACATGGACACCTTGCTATTGGGGCCACAGTATTTCCTCAGAGTATTGCGGTTGGAGCGACGTGGAATACAGAACTAACACATAAAATGGGTATTGCCATTGCAAAAGAAGCTAGTTCTGTTGGTGTAAAACAAGCACTTGCACCGGTTCTTGACCTTTCTAAAGATCAAAGATATGGTCGAGTAGAGGAGTGTTATGGAGAAGATCCATATTTAGTTTCAAGAATGGGAGTAGCATATATTACAGGAATGCAAGGAAATACACCACAAGCCATTGGCAGTCAAAATGTAATGTGTATGGCAAAACACTTTGCTGCATATTCTGTTCCCAATGGAGGTATAAACCTAGGGCCAGCACTCATTGGAGAACGTGAACTTCGCACATATCACCTTCCTTCATTCGAAGCAGCAGTAAAAGAAGCTAAAGTGGCATCAATTATGCCATCATACAATGAGTTAGATGGAGTTCCTGCCCACTCTAATCCTTTCTTATTACATGACATTCTTCGTAAAGAGTGGGGATTTGATGGATTTGTATTTTCAGATTACGAAGGAATTGACATGCTACACTATTTCCAGAAAGTAGCAAAAGATCGTAAAGATGCAGCACTACAAAGTATTAAAGCAGGGGTCGACCTTGAAGCCCCAAATGACGATTGCTACAGCAACCTGAAAGAACTTATAAAAGAAAACAAAGTAGATATTTCTTTAATAGATCGTTCTGTACGACGTGTTCTTGAGGCAAAGTTTAAAGCAGGATTATTTGAGAATCCTTATGTAGATGCTAAGATGGTAAAGAAGGTGATGAAACAGAAAAAACATGTCGCACTTTCTCAATCAATTGCTGAAGAAGCAGTGGTGCTATTAAAAAATAAAAACAACGTACTTCCTTTAAAATCCAACAACCTAAAAGTTGCTCTTTGTGGCCCAAATGCTGATAAAGTACAGTTTGGAGACTATAGTTACTCAAAAAGGAAAGAGGATGGTGTAACACTTTATGAAGGGCTAACCAATAAGCTAGGCACATCACAGGTTCTTTATACAGAAGGTTGTGATTTAACCAACCAAAACAGAGGTGGTTTTGATCAAGCCATTGCGAATGCTGCAAAGAGTGATGTCGTTGTAGTAGCTGTTGGAGGTACTTCAGCCATACTTTCTGGTATTGGATGGGGTGGTGGAACGTCCGACATCAATACATGTGGAGAAGGTTTTGACCGTGCAACATTAGGATTACCTGGAGTTCAGCTAGACCTAGTGAAAGAACTTAAAAAAGCAGGGAAACCAGTCATTGTTGTTATGATTAATGGTAGAGGGTATTCGATTCCTTGGTTAAAAGAAAATGTGGATGGTATCGTTGAAGCATGGTATCCAGGAGAAAAAGGGGGTGATGCAATTGCAAACATTCTTCTTGGAAAAGTAAATCCTTCTGGAAAACTTCCTGTTACACTTGTACGAACAGCTGGCCATTCACCATCAAATTACAATTATAAGCCTTCAGGACACGGTTACTACCATAAACCAGGAACTCCACAACGTCCAGGACGCGATTATGTATTTTCTTCACCAGCTCCATTATATGCATTTGGATATGGTCTAAGCTATACTCGTTTTGATATCAACAATCTAAAGATCACAAAACAGAAATATAATCAAAATGATACAATCCACTTTTCTGTTTCAGTTAGAAACAAAGGGATAATGGATGGAAAAGAGGTTATTCAGGTCTATGTAAACGATAAGTATAGCAGTGTAACGACTCCTGTTCAGGCATTAAAAGCATTTAAAAAAGTTGCCATCAAAAGAGGGCAATCGAAGACAATAGAATTCTCTATCCCCGTAAGTGAACTTCATTTGATCAATAGAGAGATGAAGAAAGAGGTGGAAGCTGGAGAGTTTGAAATTCAGATTGGCAATAGTTCAGATAATATTCTTGTTCGCAAAAATATTGAAGTACTATAGTTCGATTTCATTATTATTCGTATTTATTCTCAATTGCGCTGGCACTGTTTCTTTAACATGCCAGCGTTTTTTTTGTTCTGTATACCTCCTATCTCTTCTCGAGTACATTTCAAAACACAATCATTTGCAAGCATCGTCCCCACTTCTTTTTTAACAATTGTAAATCAAACATATTTAAGGCTCTATCTGTTGGTTATTCAGTAATGTTTAATTTAACCAAATATCTTTATGGATTCAAAGAAGGTAGGATTAGCTGGTTTGGTCGCCATTGTTTTTACTTCAATGGTGGGTAGTGGAGTATATAATATTCCCCAGAATATGGCTGCTGAGGCTAGTGCTGGTGCATCTCTTATAGCATGGATAATAACAGGAGTCGGAATGTTGTTTTTAGCACTTACATTTAAGCTATTATCAGATAAAAGACCTGATATAACAAGCGGTATTTATGGATATGCAAGAGAAGACCTTGGTGACTATGTTGGATTTAATGCAGCATGGGGTTATTGGGTATCTGGTGCAGTTGGAAATGTTGCTTTTGCAATCTTACTAAATGATGCCCTTGGATTTTTCTACCCTGTTCTTAAAGAGCATGGATGGGAAACGATAGTATTATGCTTAGGTATGATCTGGTTCTTCTCCTTCATTGTGATGTTTGGTGTAGAGTTTGCTACAAAACTAAGCTCCTACTCTACAATCATTATCATGATTGCTCTCTCCGTCATTTTAGGCTGTTTAATATATGCTTTCGATTGGAATACATTTGTCGATTCATTCTTTGGAGAGAAGTATAACCTGCCATCTGTAGGCAAACAAATAAAGAGTACCATGATGGTAACGCTATGGTGTTTTATTGGTATTGAAGGTGCAGTGGTAATTTCAGACAGAGCTCAAAAGAAAAGCGATGTAGGTAGAGCAACAATGATTGGACTTGTTGGAGCGCTATTTATATATAGTGCAATATGCTTACTATCCTTCGGTATTATGACACAACCGGAACTATCAAAAGCAGTAAGTCCATCAGCTGGTTCTGTTTTAAAGGTTGCTGTAGGAAATTGGGGTAATGAATTTGTAAATATTGCCGTTATTTTATCTCTTCTTGTTTCTTGGTTAGCATGGACTGTTTTGGTTGCAGAAGTACCATATGCAGCATCTAAAGATGGGCTATTACCGAAATTTTTTGATAGAGAAAATCGACGTAAAGCACCAGTATCTTCATTAGTTATCACGGCTATTTTAATGACCATTGTTATGGGATTGGTATTTACGGCCTCTGATGTCTATCTCGCAGCAGTAAATATTGCATCTGTAATGATCATTCCTCCATATGTTCTCAGTTCACTTTATTTATGGGATGGAACAGAAAAGCACAAACTAACCTATAAAGATCATAAACGAAGAATTAAGGGGTTAATAATTGGTATTGGAGGAACTTTCTATGGGGTCTGGCTTCTTTACTCAGCAGGTATAAGCTACCTATTAATGTCTGCCATTTTCTATTTTATCGGTATCCCGTTCTACTATAGAGCAAAAAGAGAACACCTGAAGAGTGGTGTCCATATCTTTAATAATAAAGAACGTGTACTTGCCATTTTAATTATCATCGCAACCATTGTTGCTGTAAGTATGATGTTAGACGGAAAATTGACAACCTAAATACCAATCATAATGGAATATAATAAGCTTTTTAAATATTTAGTGATCGACAAGTCGGTCCATTCGAATACTATTACAGGAACGTTAATTCGTAATATTATACAAGAAATTGAGAACAAGGATCATAAAGTAGTTGTCGCGACCAACCAAGAAGAAGCCGAGATTGCGATAGATAATGATCCAGCATTCGGGTGTATTTTACTTGACCTTGATCATGAATCGAAGAACTATCACACCCAGAGTATTATTGATTTTATTCGAAATAAAGGATACGAAGTTCCTATCTTCATCTTATCCGAGAAACAAAAAATCAACGAGATACCTGTCACAATGCTTGAAGAGGTAAGAGGCTTCATTCATCCAGAAGAAGAGACTCCTACATATGTGGCTAAATATGTCAATCGTGCATTTAAGGAATATATCGAATCGTTAAAAACTCCATTCTTTGGAGGAATGATTGATTGGGCAGAAGCAGGTAATGACATGTGGTTATGTCCAGGTCACAACGGTGGAAATTTCTTAAGAAAATCTCCTCAAGGACGTATTCTTCATGATTATCTCGGTGAATCTTTTTGGAGAGCAGACTTCAATTTTGTTCCCGACCTAGGAGATGTATCAAATCACACAGGTGCATTTCTTGAATCGGAGAAAGAAGCATCTAGGATATATGGCTCCGAAAGAACTTATTATGTCCTCAACGGGTCGACAACCTCAGTTAAAATTGTCAATGGAACATTGATGAAAGATGGTGACCTTATATTGTGTGATAGAAACAATCATAAGTCTCATCACCACTCATTTATGCTATACGGAGCAATACCGATATTTATTGAAGATGATAGGAATGACTATGGTATGGTAGGCCCTATGAAACTAGGTGCTTTAGACGAAAAAAGAATACGAGAGCAGATAAAAAACAATCCTCTTGTTAAAGATCCCAATGCATGGAAAAAAGAACGACCATTTAGAGCTGTTATCATTGAAAATAACACCTACGATGGTACAACTTATAACGTCCAAACCATTTTAGATAAAGTAGGACATCTTGCAGATTATATTTTCTTCGATGAGGCATGGGGTGCTTTCATGAAATTTCATCCACTTTTTAAAGGTCGCTATGGAATGAGTTTGGAGCTCAAACCTGAAGATCCAGGATTATATGTTGTTCAATCCACACATAAGCAGCTTAGTGGTATGAGTCAAGCATCCCAAATTATCGTTAAAGATTCGCATATCAAAGATCAACCTAGATGTGTGAACCATTTGCGCATGAATGAAGTATACTTAATGCATATGAGCACATCTCCTTTCTATCCGATGTATGGATCATTGGATGTTGCAGCACAGATGATGAAAGGAAAGTCAGGGTTTATTCTTTGGAATGAAGCATTTAAACAAGGTATTGAGATTCGAAAGAAAATACGCGAATTGCAACATCATTATCAAAAAAACACAGATCCTGCAAAACGCTGGTTCTTTGACCCGTTTGTACCTCACCACCTTACAATTGAATCTGAAGGAATTATCGATATGGCCTGGGAGGAAGTACCAACAGAGGTTCTTCTAGCACACCAAGAGGCTTGGGTGATGAAACCTGGAGATATTTGGCATGGGTACGAGACACTAAAAGGTGATTTTGCAATGATTGACCCTTCTAAATTAATGATCTTAACACCTGGTATCAATGTAAAGGACCACACATATAATGATTTTGGTGTTCCTGCACCTATCTTAGGTAAATATATGCGATCCAGAGGTGTCGTAAACGAGAAGACTGACTTCAATTTGATTCTTTTCTTAGTCACTCCAGGATTAGAGAAAAACAAAGCAGGCACTTTGCTTTCTGAACTTGTTCGCTTTAAAGAACTCTATGATAACAATGCCACAATGGATGAAATGTTCCCTGACCTTACAGCTAGTTATCCAGAATTATATAAAGGAAAACACGTGAAAGAGATAGCTCAGAAGATTCATGGTATATACAAAAGTAATAATGCAAAATTGTTACAAAAAGAGATTTTCTCTGCAGAACATTTCCCAGAGATGGCGATGACACCTCACAAAGCACACGAAGCACTCCTTTCAGGAAATGTGGATTTTGTTCCATTCTCAGAAGCCAAAAATAGAATTGCTGCAACCGTAGCATTAGTCTATCCTCCTGGTATCGGAGTGATCTGGCCAGGTGAAAGATACGATGACAAAGCGCAGCCAATGTTAGACTATTTTGAACTATTTGAAAGAACCAATCCATACTTCCCTGGTTTTGATAACGAAATTCAAGGAGCATATCTACAAAAAGGATCTGACGGAGTTGAACGCTACTATACATATGTAGTAAAAGAATAAGAGGTCAAGAGTTCAAAGAAACTCTCTCATTATTGGTTGTTGTTTTATTTTATGGCGTTTCTCGCTTTATAGTTATTACATGGGGATTTAACAAGGTGGGAAACTCCTCATTTTTTCATCAAAATAAGATATTAAAATGGAATTATATAATTGGAAGATATTAGTTGCATCGCTTTTTCATGAAGATATTTTTGAATCTCAAAGGGTCAAAGAACTTGAAATTGCGATCTCGCAGAAGGGTTATGATGTAATAAAATCTCGCGCCATCTCACATGTTGAGAACTTATGTGGTAAATTTAGAAATATTGCAGGTGTTGTTATTGATTGGGATATAAGCAAAGATCCTCTTAACAAAGAGGAACAAATAATAAGTCTCAGAGAGCATTTCCCTGACTTACCAATATTTCTCATTTCTGAAACCATACGATCAGAGTCTTTACCAACAAAACTACTAGCCACCTTAAACTCTTACTATTGGCTTGATGATGACACCTTATCATTTTTATCGGGTCGTATTACTCACCAAGTAGATAATTATGTAAATAAACAATATCCTCCATTCTTTGGGGCACTAGTTTCTTATGTAAACAATTATAAATATGCCTGGCATACTCCTGGACATATGGGTGGAGAGGGATTTCTTAAAAGTCCTTCAGGCACCGCTTTCTACAACTTCTACGGCGAAAATACCATGCGATCGGATTTATCCATATCAGTACCTGAACTAGGTTCTCTTTTAGATCACAGTGGCGTAGTTAAGGAAGCTGAAGAGCTTGCTGCCAAAACTTTTAATTCGGACCAAACCTATTTCATTCTTAATGGTACATCAACAGTAAATCAAGTCATTTGGAGAAGTCGAGTGATACCTGGTGACATATCTTTAGTAGATAGAAATTGTCACAAGTCACTAAATTATGCGATGGTTATCACCCATGCAAAACCAATGTATCTCTGTCCTGTAAGAAATGGCATCGGGATCATTGGACCTGTACCATTAAAAGAGATGACATCTAATCGAATATCACAAAAAAGAGAAGAGTCTACTCTTCTTGTAGAAGCGGATAAAGATAAAGGTATTCGCATGTCTGCAATTACAAATTCCACATACGATGGGCTAGCATACAATGTCAAAAAAATAAAAGAAACCTTAGGACCAAATGTAGAAGGGATGCACTTTGATGAAGCATGGTATGCATACGCTCGATTCCATCCTATTTATGACGGTTTTTACGGAATGACTCCTGATCAAAATGAAGAAATGCCTCCTGTATTCACCTCTCATTCCACTCATAAGCTTTTGAATGCTTTTTCACAAGGATCAATGCTCCATATCAAAAATGGAGATAATGAAAAAATTGACCCTGTCGAGTTTAATGAGGCCTACATGATGCATGGGTCCACTTCTCCAAACTATCCGATGATAGCCTCACTAGATGTTTCTTCCCAGATGATGCATAATCACGGGGAACAGATGAGTAACGATAACATAATTGATGCCATTATACTTCGACAAGAGATAATGAAAATTCAACGTCAGGCTCATGACGAGAAATCATGGTTCTTTCAGACATGGCAAAGAGATGTATGGAAAAAACAGAACTTTGAAAGTATTGATCCTCAATCGCTATCATATGATAAAGAGTTTTGGCTACTACAACCAGGTGAAGAATGGCATGGTTTTGAGTTAGACGATGCGAATTATGTTATGCTAGATCCAATCAAGATTACATTTCTAACACCTGGGGTGGATATAAATGGTAATTTTGAAGAGAATGGTATACCTGCTAGTATCGTCACGGACTACCTTATTGACAAAGGTGTAGTAGCTGAAAAGACAGATACGTACTCCTTCTTAATGCTCCACTCTTACGGAACAACTAGAGGAAAACATGGGGAACTGATTACAGCTCTACTTCAATTCCAAAGAGATTATGATCACAATAGACCATTAGAAGAGGTGTTTCCTGAGTTAGTAAAAAAATGCCCAAACAAATACGAATCGATGGGCTTAAAAGATTTATGCGAAGCATTACATCGTTTCTATAAAGAGCATGACTTTCTAAATCAGCTTCATCGTGCATTTGAGACGCTACCAAAACAAGTAATGCAACCCTCAAAAGCATATGAAGAGGTTGTAAAAAAGAATGTCGAATTTGTATATCTAGATGAAATGATGAATCGAATACCAGCAGTGATGCTTGTTCCCTACCCTCCTGGAATTCCTGTTATGATGGGGGGAGAGATATTGGATAACAGTAGTAAATCAATACACACCTATCTGTCCATACTTGAATTATATGAAAACTCTTTTCCTGGTTATGAAAAAGATATTCACGGAGTAGAAAGAGATATTAAGGATAATAAAATACGTTATAAAGTAATTTGTATTAAATAATAGTAGTAAATTTAATCTATGGTATCACTTTTGATACCATAGGTTTTTATTATTCATATGAGCGAAAAGAAAATTATCTGGATATCCATAGTAAGTGCTATTGCTTTTTCTCTTGTTGGGATTATTTGGGGTACAATTTCTGGGTCTGCAATGATAATATTTGATGGGGTTTATTCTTTTGTAAGTGTTATACTTAGCCTACTATCACTGATTGTTGCAAATTCATTAAACAAAGAAGGCACCTCAGAACACTTTCCTGTCGGAAAGGCACACTTAGAGCCTTTTCTTATTGTATTTAAATCGCTTGTATTGATAACAACATGTATCTACTCGATATCTAACGGCATAGTGGATATTATGAGTGGAGGTCATTTAGTAAACCCTACCCAAACCATAACGTATTCGGTTATTTCAACGATTGGTTGCTGGTCTACCTTACATTATATTAGGAAAAAGAACAAAGCTATACAATCTAATATTGTACAGATTGAGGGAGATCAATGGTATGGAGACACACTATTAAGCATTGGCGTATTAGTTGGGTTTGGGATTTCAGAGTTATTAGGACTACTAGGTTTTAATCAAGTGCTATACTACGTCGATTCGACTCTTGTAATATTAGCTTCATCTTTCTTTATTTTAATTCCAGTAAAATCTTTATGGATCCATGGTAAAGAGATGATGCTCCTAGCCCCTCACAAAAAATATGTAACCCCTTTTGTGAAAGTTGCCAATCAATTATGCGAAGAACTCAATGCAGATGACTACGATATAAGTGTGGTAAAACAAGGACAAGAATTATATGTAGAATGTACATTCTCTTTTCTTCGTGATCAAACTTTTTCATTATCAGAGATTGATGATATCAAGCATAGAATACAAACTCCTTTCCAAAAAAAATATAATGTTGTAGTAGTGTTAGATTTGATAATTTCCACTCCGAAATTAAACCAATAACCTAGATCTACTTTTTCCTGCAAACCTACCTCCCATTACATATTCTTTAAATCCATTGCAATTATTAAAAAGGATCAATTTGAGACAGCTCAGTGCATAATAACAGACCAAATGAGTTGTAATACCTTAATTACGATTAACCAGACATCTACAAATCAATTATTGATATTTAACTCAGTATCGATAAATCAATTATTGATATTTAGCCCAGCGTCGATAAATCAATTATTGATATTTAACCCAGCGTCGATAAATCAATTATTGATATTTAACCCAGCGTCGATAAATCAATTATTGACATTTAACCCAGCGTCGATAAATCAATTATTGACTCAAA
It encodes:
- a CDS encoding sulfite exporter TauE/SafE family protein produces the protein MNHTIIILCLVIAGASLLKGMTSFGFSLMAFPILLNFYSPMVLVPALTLCNVLTSAQIIFTTKSEKSKHSNHWLIIAGFVGIIPGVLLLQTLDVATLKVIVGVIFVLLSILFLSGFRFKIKHPIRAQIIAGSTAGFLGGALSVSGPPLVLFLTSMQFSNQEFRLHFARFSVLTSSVAFIGYFLSGMITPQVWKIFLISFPILILGTILGQRLSTKVSIKFFQVLCITISLCAGIWSLISGLDI
- a CDS encoding AraC family transcriptional regulator produces the protein MQYIYDDIQEYTQAFASRTMVNNHKFCLCSIKEYPSDNKQYYKRYKVPHYRTFFEIAIIENDSMQVQIGDTISYSSSSVIEVISPYQLFSMKPPVNLDLKNNNASSRIYTILFSASFLGKQIEDYEIQNQYPYFKLHTLPRYSLTKDELQSFKYLIRSMKEEPVIETKEYSKLLKSYLKLILLKISLITKNGDTKAIISRSEQITSQFESLLSKHTSPFLSIPEYASLMNISPAYLTESIKRATGKSAQTLLIDYKLLFAKSLIKQGKTSITEIADKIGFSDNSNFVKFFKRHTGTTPRRFRDL
- a CDS encoding cation transporter, with the protein product MSEKKIIWISIVSAIAFSLVGIIWGTISGSAMIIFDGVYSFVSVILSLLSLIVANSLNKEGTSEHFPVGKAHLEPFLIVFKSLVLITTCIYSISNGIVDIMSGGHLVNPTQTITYSVISTIGCWSTLHYIRKKNKAIQSNIVQIEGDQWYGDTLLSIGVLVGFGISELLGLLGFNQVLYYVDSTLVILASSFFILIPVKSLWIHGKEMMLLAPHKKYVTPFVKVANQLCEELNADDYDISVVKQGQELYVECTFSFLRDQTFSLSEIDDIKHRIQTPFQKKYNVVVVLDLIISTPKLNQ
- a CDS encoding basic amino acid/polyamine antiporter, coding for MDSKKVGLAGLVAIVFTSMVGSGVYNIPQNMAAEASAGASLIAWIITGVGMLFLALTFKLLSDKRPDITSGIYGYAREDLGDYVGFNAAWGYWVSGAVGNVAFAILLNDALGFFYPVLKEHGWETIVLCLGMIWFFSFIVMFGVEFATKLSSYSTIIIMIALSVILGCLIYAFDWNTFVDSFFGEKYNLPSVGKQIKSTMMVTLWCFIGIEGAVVISDRAQKKSDVGRATMIGLVGALFIYSAICLLSFGIMTQPELSKAVSPSAGSVLKVAVGNWGNEFVNIAVILSLLVSWLAWTVLVAEVPYAASKDGLLPKFFDRENRRKAPVSSLVITAILMTIVMGLVFTASDVYLAAVNIASVMIIPPYVLSSLYLWDGTEKHKLTYKDHKRRIKGLIIGIGGTFYGVWLLYSAGISYLLMSAIFYFIGIPFYYRAKREHLKSGVHIFNNKERVLAILIIIATIVAVSMMLDGKLTT
- a CDS encoding multidrug efflux SMR transporter; translation: MSWLYLILAGVFEIGWPLGLKLSQSSDNKYLWILFAVASMGLSGYFLFNAQKVIPIGTAYAVWTGIGAVGTFIVGIVLFGDASSIARVLAVMLIVIGLIGLKLAH
- a CDS encoding glycoside hydrolase family 3 C-terminal domain-containing protein, encoding MTIKRNIVLILIFSCFLQVVQAKKKYPYQDPSLDVKTRVDDLLGRMTLDEKVAQLHQGSVSSKLEDEKVTEQVIKTTFGDKSIGTLASPFIHSENIAIVYNKVQRYLVEDTRLGIPALLIAETLHGHLAIGATVFPQSIAVGATWNTELTHKMGIAIAKEASSVGVKQALAPVLDLSKDQRYGRVEECYGEDPYLVSRMGVAYITGMQGNTPQAIGSQNVMCMAKHFAAYSVPNGGINLGPALIGERELRTYHLPSFEAAVKEAKVASIMPSYNELDGVPAHSNPFLLHDILRKEWGFDGFVFSDYEGIDMLHYFQKVAKDRKDAALQSIKAGVDLEAPNDDCYSNLKELIKENKVDISLIDRSVRRVLEAKFKAGLFENPYVDAKMVKKVMKQKKHVALSQSIAEEAVVLLKNKNNVLPLKSNNLKVALCGPNADKVQFGDYSYSKRKEDGVTLYEGLTNKLGTSQVLYTEGCDLTNQNRGGFDQAIANAAKSDVVVVAVGGTSAILSGIGWGGGTSDINTCGEGFDRATLGLPGVQLDLVKELKKAGKPVIVVMINGRGYSIPWLKENVDGIVEAWYPGEKGGDAIANILLGKVNPSGKLPVTLVRTAGHSPSNYNYKPSGHGYYHKPGTPQRPGRDYVFSSPAPLYAFGYGLSYTRFDINNLKITKQKYNQNDTIHFSVSVRNKGIMDGKEVIQVYVNDKYSSVTTPVQALKAFKKVAIKRGQSKTIEFSIPVSELHLINREMKKEVEAGEFEIQIGNSSDNILVRKNIEVL